Proteins encoded together in one Musa acuminata AAA Group cultivar baxijiao chromosome BXJ3-6, Cavendish_Baxijiao_AAA, whole genome shotgun sequence window:
- the LOC103988189 gene encoding methionine aminopeptidase 2B isoform X2, translating to MVSQTPQNDDEVAQTDGTTLDGLAESAKKKKKKSRAKKKKEPLEQTDPPTIPVDELFPSAEFPEGEIQQYKDDNLWRMTSEEKRELERLQKPMYNTIRRAAEVHRQVRKYMRSILKPGMLMIDLCETLENMVRRLIKENGLQAGIAFPTGCSLNWVAAHWTPNSGDRTVLQYDDVMKLDFGTHVDGHIVDCAFTVAFNPMFNPLLEASREATNTGVKEAGIDVRLCDVGAAIQEVMESYEVEINGKVFQVKSVRNLNGHSIGPYQIHAGKSVPIVKGGEQTKMEEGEFFAIETFASTGKGYVREDLECSHYMKNFDVGHIPLRLPRAKQLLATINKQFSTLAFCRRYLDRLGETKYLMALKNLCDAGIVQPYPPLCDVKGSYVSQFEHTILLRPTCKEVISRGDDY from the exons GAAGAAGAAGGAGCCCCTTGAGCAGACTGACCCACCAACGATTCCCGTAGATGAACTTTTCCCTTCAGCCGAGTTTCCTGAGGGTGAAATCCAGCAGTACAAGGATGA TAACCTATGGAGGATGACCTCTGAAGAGAAGAGAGAACTTGAACGGCTACAAAAACCTATGTACAACACGATTCGCCGAGCTGCAGAAGTTCATAGGCAG GTCCGAAAATATATGAGGAGTATTTTGAAGCCTGGAATGTTAATGATTGACCTATGTGAAACCTTGGAGAATATGGTAAGGCGACTGATCAAAGAGAATGGTCTCCAAGCAGGCATTGCCTTTCCAACTGGATGTTCTCTTAACTG GGTCGCAGCCCACTGGACTCCAAATTCTGGCGATAGAACTGTACTTCAGTATGATGATGTGATGAAGTTAGATTTTGGAACACATGTTGATG GACATATAGTTGACTGCGCATTTACAGTGGCATTTAATCCCATGTTTAATCCACTTCTAGAAGCTTCTAGAGAAGCTACAAACACTGGAGTTAAA GAAGCTGGGATAGATGTACGGCTGTGTGATGTTGGTGCTGCAATCCAAGAGGTCATGGAATCCTATGAGGTTGAAATCAATGGCAAAGTGTTTCAAG TTAAAAGTGTGCGAAACTTGAATGGCCACAGCATTGGCCCATACCAAATTCATGCTGGAAAGTCCGTTCCAATTGTCAAGGGTGGAGAGCAAACAAAAATGGAGGAGGGAGAATTTTTTGCAATTGAAACATTTGCATCAACAG GGAAGGGCTACGTCAGAGAGGACTTGGAGTGCAGCCATTACATGAAAAACTTTGATGTAGGACACATTCCGTTAAGGTTGCCTCGTGCAAAGCAACTTCTTGCTACAATCAACAAACAATTTTCAACACTGGCCTTTTGCCGCCGTTATTTAGACCGTCTGGGAGAGACCAAGTATCTTATGGCACTGAAAAACTTGTGCGATGCTGGTATAGTGCAG CCGTATCCGCCTCTGTGTGATGTGAAGGGAAGCTATGTATCACAGTTCGAGCATACCATCTTGCTTCGGCCAACATGTAAAGAAGTCATATCACGAGGCGATGACTACTGA
- the LOC103988188 gene encoding uncharacterized protein LOC103988188 isoform X2: MKEEREMACLRQASQLLGSLVSSSFSVRCFPGKWQLIRSKLEQLLSGLAAAADGNFLRRNSEVDLLLKSMLSTFDDIESLLLRCGDESCVGGKLLLRSDLNGVASRLGLHNERLAELYASGNATHSRAIVLTKPSSNASREDIRFYVRDLFSRLKIGDTSMRLLALASLHEVLREDDEYVRIVATDTADAVCLLVSFLEHRDDGLREKAAGVLSVIAEFDSYKGLLVAAGAIGPLIPILEKGTELGRERAAGILRRLTENSDNGWSISAHGGITVLLKICSDAAACRKELIGLACQILSNLGSADEMRRFMVEEGAIPVLLQLTLSKEEESRIQAIECLHSMASADNGIRQIVVREGLIASITELLDPCSPCSSTAREAALKATGLLHSADSIAVLMSSGFLDRALFFVKHGDVSVQELVLKSVSRLCELSEEYRKAMGDAGYMTELVSLLEAKSAGVREKAAETIRNMICAQRNRRRLIQDDHDVDRIMRSLDLVEGNSATRKHLLSVLKAVAESNSGRRRIMASGLVHCLQRLAEADEVDARKVMKKLSARNRFRSILNGFWSY, translated from the coding sequence ATGAAAGAAGAACGAGAGATGGCCTGTCTACGGCAAGCATCGCAGCTTCTCGGCTCACTGGTATCTTCTTCCTTCTCGGTCCGATGCTTCCCTGGTAAGTGGCAGTTGATCCGCAGCAAGCTCGAGCAGCTGCTCTCCGGACTTGCCGCAGCTGCAGACGGCAACTTCCTCCGCCGGAATTCGGAGGTGGATTTGCTACTGAAGTCGATGTTGTCGACCTTCGATGACATCGAATCGCTTTTACTTCGTTGCGGCGATGAATCCTGCGTCGGTGGGAAGCTCCTCTTGAGGAGCGATCTTAATGGCGTTGCCTCCAGGCTCGGGCTCCATAACGAGAGACTTGCGGAATTGTATGCTTCTGGGAATGCGACGCATTCCCGAGCCATCGTCCTCACGAAGCCAAGCAGTAATGCCAGCCGAGAGGACATCCGATTCTACGTGAGGGATCTGTTCTCGAGGCTTAAGATTGGTGATACCAGCATGAGACTGCTAGCTTTGGCTTCTCTTCATGAGGTTCTCCGCGAAGACGACGAGTATGTGAGGATCGTGGCGACGGATACAGCTGATGCAGTGTGTCTTCTAGTAAGCTTTCTCGAACACAGAGATGATGGCCTTCGGGAGAAGGCCGCAGGGGTACTCTCGGTGATCGCCGAGTTTGATTCATACAAAGGACTGCTTGTCGCTGCAGGTGCGATAGGTCCACTGATACCAATCTTGGAGAAGGGAACTGAATTGGGAAGAGAGAGAGCCGCCGGAATTCTGAGAAGGCTGACCGAGAATTCCGACAACGGGTGGTCGATCTCTGCTCATGGAGGCATCACGGTGCTGCTCAAGATCTGCAGCGACGCCGCCGCTTGTCGTAAAGAGCTAATTGGGTTGGCTTGTCAGATTCTAAGCAACCTCGGCAGCGCTGACGAGATGAGGAGGTTCATGGTGGAGGAGGGCGCCATTCCTGTTCTCTTACAGCTCACCTTGTCCAAGGAAGAAGAATCACGGATTCAAGCCATTGAGTGCCTTCATTCCATGGCATCTGCGGACAATGGCATCAGACAAATCGTTGTCAGAGAAGGACTTATCGCCTCGATAACTGAGTTACTGGATCCATGCTCACCCTGCTCATCGACGGCAAGAGAGGCGGCTCTCAAGGCTACCGGGCTGCTCCACTCAGCAGATTCCATAGCTGTCCTGATGAGCTCCGGCTTCTTGGATCGAGCGCTCTTCTTCGTCAAACATGGCGACGTCTCCGTCCAGGAGTTGGTCCTGAAGAGCGTCTCCCGCCTCTGTGAGCTCTCCGAGGAGTACAGGAAGGCCATGGGCGACGCGGGCTACATGACGGAGCTCGTGAGCTTACTGGAAGCCAAATCAGCTGGAGTCAGAGAGAAAGCAGCTGAGaccattcgtaacatgatctgtgCTCAACGAAATAGGAGAAGGTTGATCCAAGACGACCACGACGTGGACCGGATCATGCGGTCGCTCGATCTCGTGGAGGGGAACTCTGCAACGAGGAAGCACCTGCTCTCCGTGCTGAAGGCAGTTGCGGAGAGCAACAGCGGAAGGAGAAGGATCATGGCCTCCGGGTTGGTGCATTGCTTGCAGAGACTGGCAGAAGCCGACGAGGTGGACGCCAGGAAGGTGATGAAGAAGCTCTCCGCCCGGAATCGATTTCGAAGTATCCTGAATGGATTCTGGAGCTACTGA
- the LOC103988188 gene encoding uncharacterized protein LOC103988188 isoform X1 encodes MFLHNDHPINMKEEREMACLRQASQLLGSLVSSSFSVRCFPGKWQLIRSKLEQLLSGLAAAADGNFLRRNSEVDLLLKSMLSTFDDIESLLLRCGDESCVGGKLLLRSDLNGVASRLGLHNERLAELYASGNATHSRAIVLTKPSSNASREDIRFYVRDLFSRLKIGDTSMRLLALASLHEVLREDDEYVRIVATDTADAVCLLVSFLEHRDDGLREKAAGVLSVIAEFDSYKGLLVAAGAIGPLIPILEKGTELGRERAAGILRRLTENSDNGWSISAHGGITVLLKICSDAAACRKELIGLACQILSNLGSADEMRRFMVEEGAIPVLLQLTLSKEEESRIQAIECLHSMASADNGIRQIVVREGLIASITELLDPCSPCSSTAREAALKATGLLHSADSIAVLMSSGFLDRALFFVKHGDVSVQELVLKSVSRLCELSEEYRKAMGDAGYMTELVSLLEAKSAGVREKAAETIRNMICAQRNRRRLIQDDHDVDRIMRSLDLVEGNSATRKHLLSVLKAVAESNSGRRRIMASGLVHCLQRLAEADEVDARKVMKKLSARNRFRSILNGFWSY; translated from the exons ATGTTCCTGCACA ATGATCATCCCATCAACATGAAAGAAGAACGAGAGATGGCCTGTCTACGGCAAGCATCGCAGCTTCTCGGCTCACTGGTATCTTCTTCCTTCTCGGTCCGATGCTTCCCTGGTAAGTGGCAGTTGATCCGCAGCAAGCTCGAGCAGCTGCTCTCCGGACTTGCCGCAGCTGCAGACGGCAACTTCCTCCGCCGGAATTCGGAGGTGGATTTGCTACTGAAGTCGATGTTGTCGACCTTCGATGACATCGAATCGCTTTTACTTCGTTGCGGCGATGAATCCTGCGTCGGTGGGAAGCTCCTCTTGAGGAGCGATCTTAATGGCGTTGCCTCCAGGCTCGGGCTCCATAACGAGAGACTTGCGGAATTGTATGCTTCTGGGAATGCGACGCATTCCCGAGCCATCGTCCTCACGAAGCCAAGCAGTAATGCCAGCCGAGAGGACATCCGATTCTACGTGAGGGATCTGTTCTCGAGGCTTAAGATTGGTGATACCAGCATGAGACTGCTAGCTTTGGCTTCTCTTCATGAGGTTCTCCGCGAAGACGACGAGTATGTGAGGATCGTGGCGACGGATACAGCTGATGCAGTGTGTCTTCTAGTAAGCTTTCTCGAACACAGAGATGATGGCCTTCGGGAGAAGGCCGCAGGGGTACTCTCGGTGATCGCCGAGTTTGATTCATACAAAGGACTGCTTGTCGCTGCAGGTGCGATAGGTCCACTGATACCAATCTTGGAGAAGGGAACTGAATTGGGAAGAGAGAGAGCCGCCGGAATTCTGAGAAGGCTGACCGAGAATTCCGACAACGGGTGGTCGATCTCTGCTCATGGAGGCATCACGGTGCTGCTCAAGATCTGCAGCGACGCCGCCGCTTGTCGTAAAGAGCTAATTGGGTTGGCTTGTCAGATTCTAAGCAACCTCGGCAGCGCTGACGAGATGAGGAGGTTCATGGTGGAGGAGGGCGCCATTCCTGTTCTCTTACAGCTCACCTTGTCCAAGGAAGAAGAATCACGGATTCAAGCCATTGAGTGCCTTCATTCCATGGCATCTGCGGACAATGGCATCAGACAAATCGTTGTCAGAGAAGGACTTATCGCCTCGATAACTGAGTTACTGGATCCATGCTCACCCTGCTCATCGACGGCAAGAGAGGCGGCTCTCAAGGCTACCGGGCTGCTCCACTCAGCAGATTCCATAGCTGTCCTGATGAGCTCCGGCTTCTTGGATCGAGCGCTCTTCTTCGTCAAACATGGCGACGTCTCCGTCCAGGAGTTGGTCCTGAAGAGCGTCTCCCGCCTCTGTGAGCTCTCCGAGGAGTACAGGAAGGCCATGGGCGACGCGGGCTACATGACGGAGCTCGTGAGCTTACTGGAAGCCAAATCAGCTGGAGTCAGAGAGAAAGCAGCTGAGaccattcgtaacatgatctgtgCTCAACGAAATAGGAGAAGGTTGATCCAAGACGACCACGACGTGGACCGGATCATGCGGTCGCTCGATCTCGTGGAGGGGAACTCTGCAACGAGGAAGCACCTGCTCTCCGTGCTGAAGGCAGTTGCGGAGAGCAACAGCGGAAGGAGAAGGATCATGGCCTCCGGGTTGGTGCATTGCTTGCAGAGACTGGCAGAAGCCGACGAGGTGGACGCCAGGAAGGTGATGAAGAAGCTCTCCGCCCGGAATCGATTTCGAAGTATCCTGAATGGATTCTGGAGCTACTGA